The following coding sequences are from one Candidatus Borreliella tachyglossi window:
- a CDS encoding ParA family protein, whose translation MDTKETKVITIASIKGGVGKSTTSLIFATLLAQNCKVLIIDIDTQASTTSYYFKIIKEKEVDLYNKNIYEVLISNLHIDNAIVNISKNLDLIPSYLTLHKFNSESIPYKEFRLKEQLKLLSLNYDYIILDTNPSLDFTLTNALVCSDYIIVPITAEKWAVESLDLFNFFIEKLALRVPIYLINTKFKRNNTHKELLNILKENDNFLGTISEREDLNRKIARNDVFDLTKDYIKEYQNTLLIFMHKIKNVVV comes from the coding sequence ATGGATACAAAAGAGACAAAAGTAATAACAATTGCAAGCATTAAAGGTGGGGTTGGCAAGAGTACTACGAGCTTAATATTTGCGACACTTTTAGCACAAAATTGTAAAGTGTTAATAATAGACATAGACACACAAGCATCAACTACAAGTTATTATTTTAAGATAATAAAAGAGAAAGAAGTTGACTTATACAATAAAAATATATATGAAGTTTTAATATCAAATCTGCATATTGACAACGCTATTGTTAATATTAGTAAGAATCTGGACTTAATACCAAGTTATTTGACTTTACATAAATTCAATTCCGAATCAATTCCATATAAAGAATTTAGGCTTAAGGAACAATTAAAGTTACTAAGCTTAAATTATGACTATATTATTCTTGATACAAATCCTAGTTTAGATTTTACTTTAACTAATGCTTTAGTTTGTAGTGATTATATAATAGTTCCAATAACAGCCGAGAAATGGGCAGTTGAAAGCCTAGACTTATTTAATTTTTTCATAGAGAAATTAGCCTTAAGAGTGCCTATTTATCTTATTAATACTAAATTTAAAAGGAATAATACCCATAAGGAATTATTAAATATCTTAAAAGAGAATGATAATTTTTTAGGTACAATATCTGAGAGAGAAGATTTAAACAGAAAAATAGCCAGGAACGATGTCTTTGATTTAACTAAAGATTACATAAAAGAATATCAAAATACGCTTTTAATATTTATGCATAAGATTAAAAACGTTGTGGTTTAA
- a CDS encoding DUF735 family protein — translation MTEIPQFLQNTQIEKIMQSELNFKKQILRELRKLLENFRTINVEESIKSRYISLMMLSIFKAFHLKAGINKDLIQSLKALIFALKSIGTDESFHVLFKAFLHARVEVSVNSATPGEINIKLLDNIRSPIRFKIAGKIKGVTTKISVKHKGLYRELESNYIPKDFKDSVYGFIKSLIPVGRTIKIFDTYNKEVKS, via the coding sequence ATGACAGAGATCCCACAATTTTTACAAAATACCCAGATTGAAAAAATTATGCAAAGTGAGCTTAATTTTAAAAAACAAATCTTGAGGGAACTTCGCAAATTATTAGAAAATTTTAGAACAATTAATGTAGAAGAGAGTATCAAATCAAGATATATCTCACTGATGATGCTATCTATATTTAAAGCGTTCCACTTAAAGGCGGGCATTAACAAAGATTTAATCCAATCTCTTAAGGCATTAATTTTTGCATTAAAATCAATAGGAACAGATGAGAGTTTCCACGTACTCTTTAAGGCCTTCTTGCACGCAAGAGTTGAAGTTAGTGTTAATTCTGCAACGCCTGGAGAGATTAACATTAAATTACTTGACAACATCAGATCACCAATTAGATTTAAAATAGCTGGCAAAATTAAGGGAGTAACTACAAAAATTAGTGTTAAACACAAAGGTCTATACAGAGAACTTGAATCTAACTATATTCCAAAAGACTTCAAAGATTCCGTTTATGGATTCATTAAAAGTCTAATTCCGGTTGGAAGAACTATTAAAATTTTTGACACCTATAACAAGGAAGTAAAATCATAA
- a CDS encoding PBSX family phage terminase large subunit, protein MRLNDLSVFRKLQKRFNQKFNINIAKFSENRYAKIDFKLFEDKYLSTKQREVLNDINNNFCPKLIFSGGISSGKTFLASYLLIKFLIQNKHCYHRDTNNFIVGNSIGSLLTNTLKQIEKICELLNIEYILKDSRNVSCVIAGLRLNIYGGKNSDAFSKIRGGNSALVYINEATLMHKETLLEVMKRLRQEPAIIIFDTNPDHPAHYFKTDYIDNEDVYRTYNFSVYDNPLNTSDFIETQEMIYKNLTAYKARVLLGEWTASVDACFNEVILNEDYVFKSPIMYIDPAFSLGMDNTAICVLERIGDKYYTYIYQDRKPISDGSILNAISVLAENFNINTLYVEDRDNTNGHGFLTKIMISIRGSLNHYFKIAAVKPLSNKFMRICTLIPLFSARRIEFLKITDKNVINDIYCYSGDSKGRDDCLDALSACYLLLSLQHQDKLKHFTKIKYI, encoded by the coding sequence TTGAGGTTAAATGATTTATCGGTTTTCCGTAAATTACAAAAAAGGTTTAATCAAAAATTTAATATTAATATTGCTAAGTTTTCAGAGAATAGATATGCAAAGATTGATTTTAAGCTATTTGAAGATAAATATTTAAGCACTAAACAGCGTGAAGTACTTAACGACATTAATAACAATTTTTGCCCTAAGTTAATCTTTAGTGGTGGAATATCTAGTGGGAAGACATTCTTAGCTTCATATTTGCTTATTAAGTTTTTAATTCAAAATAAACATTGTTATCACAGGGATACTAATAATTTTATTGTAGGAAATTCAATTGGCTCTTTGCTTACTAATACGCTTAAGCAAATAGAAAAAATATGTGAACTTTTGAATATAGAGTATATTCTTAAAGATTCTCGGAATGTTTCATGCGTGATTGCGGGGCTAAGGCTTAATATTTATGGGGGTAAGAATAGCGATGCTTTCTCAAAGATTAGAGGTGGGAATTCTGCTTTAGTGTATATTAATGAGGCAACCTTGATGCATAAAGAGACGTTGCTTGAGGTGATGAAAAGATTAAGACAGGAACCTGCTATTATTATTTTTGATACCAATCCCGATCATCCTGCACACTATTTTAAGACAGATTATATTGATAATGAGGATGTATATAGGACATATAATTTTAGTGTTTATGATAATCCTTTAAATACAAGCGATTTCATTGAGACTCAGGAAATGATTTATAAAAATTTAACTGCTTACAAGGCACGCGTACTGCTTGGTGAATGGACTGCGAGTGTTGATGCTTGTTTTAATGAGGTGATTTTAAATGAAGATTATGTATTTAAGAGTCCAATCATGTATATTGATCCTGCATTCTCTCTTGGCATGGACAATACTGCTATTTGCGTACTCGAGAGAATAGGCGATAAATATTATACATATATTTATCAGGATAGAAAGCCAATAAGTGATGGTTCTATTCTTAATGCAATTAGTGTACTAGCTGAGAATTTTAATATCAATACGCTTTATGTTGAAGACAGAGATAATACTAATGGGCATGGATTTTTAACAAAGATAATGATATCTATTCGTGGTTCACTAAATCATTATTTTAAAATAGCAGCAGTTAAACCTTTAAGTAATAAATTTATGCGAATATGTACACTAATTCCACTATTTAGTGCTCGAAGAATAGAATTTTTAAAAATTACCGATAAAAATGTTATTAATGATATTTATTGCTATAGCGGAGACTCTAAGGGCAGGGATGACTGTCTTGATGCTTTAAGTGCTTGTTATTTGCTCTTAAGCCTTCAGCATCAAGATAAACTTAAGCATTTCACTAAAATCAAATATATCTAG
- a CDS encoding DUF226 domain-containing protein: MNTKEKGKMTALLELLKQKQKELNSGLQEKSRKPKKDKNNVFSKIEEINGRKIYHTKIFNDFYTFGISKNEPTKFYISLRGIFNIEDISTFHLFSIRNDDGFLGIYYGIKKLDKVFLVKNYNKRETYTLRKCEYIEFRFKKGGVFCYLSGLHILLKKDKIKSSYYQTLLNIALELERELYAFYGKGLPEGGIIPRWIQKRQK, encoded by the coding sequence TTGAATACCAAGGAAAAAGGAAAGATGACGGCTTTATTAGAATTATTAAAGCAAAAGCAGAAAGAATTAAATTCAGGCTTACAAGAAAAGTCTAGGAAACCTAAGAAGGATAAAAACAATGTTTTCTCGAAAATAGAGGAAATCAATGGACGTAAGATATATCATACTAAAATATTTAACGATTTTTATACTTTCGGAATAAGCAAAAATGAGCCAACTAAATTTTACATATCTCTTAGAGGAATTTTTAATATAGAGGACATCAGCACGTTTCACTTATTCTCTATAAGAAATGATGACGGATTTTTGGGAATTTATTATGGAATTAAAAAGTTAGACAAAGTATTCTTAGTAAAGAATTACAACAAAAGAGAAACTTACACTTTAAGGAAGTGTGAGTACATTGAATTTAGATTTAAGAAAGGTGGAGTTTTTTGTTATTTAAGTGGACTGCATATTTTATTAAAAAAAGACAAAATTAAGAGTTCCTATTACCAAACTTTATTAAACATAGCCTTAGAATTAGAGAGGGAACTTTATGCATTTTATGGAAAAGGATTGCCTGAAGGAGGTATTATTCCAAGATGGATACAAAAGAGACAAAAGTAA
- a CDS encoding DUF276 domain-containing protein (DUF276 is restricted to Borreliella and related spirochetes.), with protein sequence MSIIFDTELGILAKTIDEIQAAKKDILKREHNISIKDNSLFDIINYPNSAIDMEIIKVLNELFLTLKEGGTYFKSLQESLSIPKSSTYEAIKHALLMIEGVTHANIISTAGTIEIHIIFNPHWSKNPLIDTETQMNIWKAIYYTSPSGTVFKGQNEVTFLNKDGQKKSYKFSLGKVKYAYLKALYKTETQEATYKSIAEQIREIYKNIITEKYKDMGISFRYQDFLSPVGLIRGIGSIRIGICIKESLDTKITEIDENNFTFDKDFKIKESELLSFDPNLRLLIDRE encoded by the coding sequence ATGAGCATAATATTTGACACTGAGCTTGGAATTCTTGCAAAAACAATAGATGAGATTCAAGCAGCAAAAAAAGATATTTTAAAAAGAGAACATAATATTTCAATAAAAGATAATTCACTATTTGACATAATAAATTATCCAAATTCTGCAATCGACATGGAAATAATTAAAGTATTAAATGAATTATTTTTGACACTTAAAGAAGGAGGAACTTACTTTAAAAGTTTACAAGAATCCCTAAGCATACCAAAAAGTTCAACTTATGAAGCAATAAAACATGCTCTTTTAATGATTGAAGGCGTGACGCATGCAAACATCATAAGTACTGCAGGAACAATTGAAATTCACATAATCTTTAATCCCCATTGGAGCAAAAATCCCTTAATTGACACGGAAACACAGATGAATATTTGGAAAGCAATATACTACACTTCTCCAAGTGGCACGGTATTTAAAGGACAAAATGAGGTTACATTTTTAAATAAAGATGGACAAAAAAAATCATATAAATTCAGCTTAGGTAAGGTTAAATATGCATATTTAAAAGCGTTATACAAAACTGAAACCCAAGAAGCAACTTATAAATCAATAGCTGAACAAATAAGAGAAATTTATAAAAATATAATTACAGAAAAGTATAAAGACATGGGCATTTCATTTCGGTACCAAGATTTCTTAAGCCCAGTTGGTCTAATTCGGGGAATTGGAAGCATACGAATTGGTATTTGCATAAAAGAAAGCCTAGACACTAAAATCACAGAGATCGACGAGAACAACTTTACATTTGACAAAGATTTTAAGATTAAAGAGAGTGAACTATTATCTTTTGATCCAAACTTACGTCTACTAATTGATAGAGAATAA
- a CDS encoding BlyB family putative holin accessory protein → MISTDNINLGIISLQNLIEFFGYSNTREGDLMKMGMGKVVDIYRYMSSIYLDSLQTMETQESNRILNELETVNNKIMDLVDAINNDEDDALIENLRLERNKLMAAKTKLLNLELTKLDTQEGMDTNNE, encoded by the coding sequence ATGATAAGTACAGACAATATTAACTTAGGAATAATTTCACTTCAAAATCTAATAGAATTCTTCGGATACAGTAATACTCGTGAGGGTGATCTTATGAAGATGGGGATGGGGAAGGTTGTTGACATTTATAGGTACATGAGTTCAATTTATCTAGATTCACTACAAACAATGGAAACACAAGAAAGTAATCGCATCTTGAATGAACTTGAGACTGTTAACAACAAAATCATGGATCTTGTTGACGCAATTAATAATGATGAGGACGATGCTTTAATTGAAAACTTACGACTCGAGCGTAATAAGCTTATGGCGGCTAAAACAAAACTATTAAATCTAGAACTAACAAAATTAGACACGCAAGAAGGAATGGATACTAATAATGAATAA
- a CDS encoding BBA14 family lipoprotein, whose translation MNNKSIIISFFLPLFIVLFGCTSIASLPQEPSHPSDATLKSLSAYEAKLASYALYLQTFLVRTKEKFGDANFPKFTLFDSTLLQATHTINAVTKNIEHLKYYINITKPIAIIVYKKYSKLKK comes from the coding sequence ATGAATAACAAATCAATTATTATTTCTTTCTTCTTGCCCTTATTTATTGTGCTTTTCGGATGCACTTCTATAGCCTCTCTACCACAAGAACCATCTCATCCTAGTGATGCTACACTTAAGTCTTTAAGTGCATATGAGGCAAAGCTTGCAAGTTATGCTTTATATTTGCAAACATTTTTAGTTAGAACTAAAGAAAAATTTGGAGATGCAAATTTTCCTAAATTTACATTATTTGATTCTACCCTTCTGCAAGCAACGCATACAATCAATGCGGTTACAAAGAATATAGAACATTTAAAATATTACATCAATATTACAAAACCTATTGCCATAATTGTATACAAAAAATATAGTAAATTAAAAAAGTAA
- a CDS encoding chromosome replication/partitioning protein has translation MGIEVNRRNLSKDITPEEQISIHYNKLKERLTINFQKEIFYKIEAMKVLKEIKDNEYYKLDNYASFDDFAKDYRLARTQTYKYLKIATAIEEGIVEEKYVISHGINGTMFLLKDKEGHRIKKSKQNPLRPLRFQLKCPHAYAFYKQNAKLTSFLLEKVFSDEKEFLTKIENEFENLKKRRR, from the coding sequence ATGGGAATAGAAGTTAATAGAAGGAATTTATCTAAAGATATTACTCCAGAAGAACAGATATCGATACACTATAACAAGCTTAAGGAGAGGTTAACGATTAATTTTCAGAAAGAGATCTTTTATAAGATAGAGGCAATGAAAGTCTTAAAAGAAATTAAGGACAATGAGTATTATAAGCTTGATAACTATGCAAGCTTTGATGATTTTGCTAAAGATTATAGACTAGCAAGAACTCAAACATATAAGTATCTCAAGATTGCAACTGCTATTGAAGAGGGAATTGTTGAGGAAAAGTATGTAATTAGCCATGGTATCAACGGAACCATGTTTTTGTTAAAAGATAAAGAAGGTCATCGCATAAAGAAGTCCAAGCAAAACCCACTAAGACCCTTAAGGTTTCAACTTAAGTGTCCACATGCATATGCATTTTATAAGCAAAATGCTAAGCTTACTAGCTTTCTTTTAGAGAAAGTTTTCTCGGATGAAAAAGAGTTTTTAACAAAAATAGAGAATGAATTCGAGAATTTAAAAAAGAGAAGAAGATAG
- a CDS encoding BlyA family holin, whose product MNGIFEFLSNIDEAKLIIIGGMTLLTIIPLAILLRPAIREAIKILRHFIDKDYKN is encoded by the coding sequence ATGAACGGGATATTTGAATTCTTATCCAATATTGATGAGGCAAAACTTATAATCATTGGGGGTATGACCTTACTTACAATAATCCCTTTAGCAATACTTTTAAGACCTGCTATAAGAGAAGCAATTAAAATACTGCGACACTTTATTGACAAGGATTACAAAAATTAA
- a CDS encoding DUF685 domain-containing protein, with amino-acid sequence MSNNESDTEECIQIKDFNRKIKVNQNDLIPIDDVIEETYAITYKNLLEQIKQDTFYEGLDYFKKVIREIISKELLEDASYTEKMYCKVISKLIGLQTVPSHIDFNMLSNKIKETLISGLNHSGYDAKLGKISIYNPIKRDFELVEFQNFINTLKKIFTENTKLEQLREHSNKTFAEITKLEQLREYSNKTFAENTKLEQLREHSNNTFAKIDSVQAVHNSLPQTYIKKINMSDELNLSINSTSKGTMQDDLQLLAFDPKKKSIHRLDFPNYLKGMPSSFQYWKELKKSDTMYYYYEFKDNPLIATMRSEDLELRFPRSMKNTVVYLDITIRADEFPETSKIVAKSILIRFSENKATSYEQLYYHFKGFTQQTKKQIFHGWYMIKSSIHYNDPDKDVPYLVKM; translated from the coding sequence ATGAGTAATAATGAGTCTGATACAGAAGAATGCATACAAATAAAAGATTTTAACAGAAAAATTAAAGTTAACCAAAATGATCTCATACCAATTGATGATGTCATTGAAGAAACTTACGCCATTACATACAAAAACTTACTTGAACAAATTAAACAAGACACCTTTTATGAAGGTCTTGATTATTTCAAAAAAGTCATAAGAGAAATAATCTCTAAGGAATTACTTGAAGATGCATCATATACAGAGAAAATGTACTGTAAAGTAATATCGAAGCTAATAGGCCTTCAAACGGTACCAAGCCATATTGATTTTAATATGTTGTCTAACAAAATCAAAGAAACATTAATCTCAGGGCTTAATCACTCTGGATATGATGCAAAGTTAGGTAAAATATCCATATACAATCCGATCAAGCGCGATTTCGAACTAGTTGAATTTCAAAATTTCATCAATACTTTAAAAAAAATTTTTACAGAGAATACTAAATTAGAACAGCTAAGAGAGCATTCAAATAAGACCTTTGCAGAGATTACTAAGTTAGAACAGCTAAGAGAATATTCAAATAAGACCTTTGCAGAAAATACCAAACTAGAACAGCTAAGAGAGCATTCAAATAATACTTTTGCAAAAATAGACAGCGTTCAAGCAGTACACAATTCTCTACCTCAAACCTACATAAAAAAGATTAATATGTCTGATGAGTTAAACTTATCAATCAACAGTACCTCAAAGGGCACTATGCAAGACGACTTACAATTGCTTGCATTTGATCCTAAGAAAAAATCGATTCATAGATTAGACTTCCCTAATTACTTAAAGGGCATGCCTTCTAGCTTCCAGTACTGGAAAGAGCTAAAAAAATCAGACACTATGTACTATTACTATGAATTTAAAGACAACCCATTAATTGCAACCATGAGGAGCGAAGACCTAGAACTAAGATTCCCAAGAAGCATGAAAAATACAGTGGTTTACTTAGATATAACCATTAGGGCTGATGAATTTCCTGAAACTTCGAAAATAGTGGCTAAGAGCATACTTATTAGATTTTCAGAGAATAAAGCTACATCATATGAACAACTATACTATCATTTTAAGGGATTTACACAGCAAACTAAAAAACAAATTTTTCACGGGTGGTATATGATAAAATCTAGCATACACTATAATGATCCAGATAAAGATGTTCCGTATCTTGTAAAAATGTAG
- a CDS encoding plasmid maintenance protein, which produces MNTKSIKGKTNRYRYNLIILVSTLNFMNLKLNKYTQQNILYFLNGNLKRNNQNPVKIKTLQNYLYALEKKFQITLNYCKHLGEKCGSEVYYTLQYPKRECHFKINSHFKDIEQNKIKQFKERIKTYEQANGSLKWECINNYNNKEEGKTENQEEEILIKYIGKCKFKTTLPFFLLNLRISKELKIEHTKDLKKCERIINKLEEEDLKLLQEEVRQNGNTKGCIMEFLKSKGYLNREYKGKQETKRKKLKSILESTKAELEEKYSKEHLSMEIDKIYETYKEKPHFIIEQDKYRDLEKMIDKIKIKIPTCNKQESKIDDVKNNIFSILLEQLRHKVDDSVLIPALKKLINNKSELKYSKVFDNTYYYELLEMVE; this is translated from the coding sequence GTGAATACCAAGAGCATAAAGGGAAAAACTAACCGATATCGATACAACCTGATCATACTTGTATCGACACTTAACTTCATGAACTTAAAATTAAATAAATACACACAGCAAAATATTTTATATTTTTTAAATGGCAACTTGAAGAGAAACAATCAAAACCCTGTCAAAATTAAGACATTACAGAATTATTTATACGCACTTGAGAAAAAGTTTCAAATCACACTCAATTACTGCAAGCACTTAGGCGAGAAATGTGGAAGTGAAGTTTACTATACTTTGCAGTATCCCAAGAGAGAGTGTCACTTTAAGATAAATTCTCATTTCAAAGACATCGAGCAAAACAAAATAAAACAGTTTAAAGAAAGAATTAAGACTTATGAACAAGCAAATGGGAGTCTAAAATGGGAGTGTATTAATAATTATAATAATAAAGAAGAAGGGAAGACCGAAAACCAAGAAGAAGAGATCCTAATAAAATACATAGGAAAATGCAAATTCAAGACAACTCTTCCTTTCTTTCTATTAAATTTAAGGATATCAAAAGAGCTGAAAATAGAACATACAAAAGATCTCAAGAAGTGTGAAAGAATCATAAACAAACTTGAAGAGGAGGATTTAAAACTACTACAAGAAGAGGTTAGACAAAACGGTAATACAAAAGGATGTATAATGGAATTCTTGAAGAGTAAAGGGTACTTGAATAGAGAATACAAAGGCAAACAAGAAACTAAAAGAAAAAAACTCAAATCAATACTAGAAAGCACAAAAGCAGAACTTGAAGAAAAATACAGCAAGGAGCACCTAAGTATGGAAATTGATAAAATATATGAAACTTACAAAGAAAAACCCCATTTCATAATAGAACAAGACAAATATAGGGATTTAGAAAAGATGATCGACAAAATCAAAATTAAAATTCCTACTTGCAATAAGCAGGAAAGCAAAATAGATGATGTGAAAAATAATATTTTTAGTATATTATTAGAACAGTTAAGGCATAAGGTAGATGACAGTGTGTTAATACCAGCCTTAAAAAAACTTATCAATAATAAAAGCGAGTTAAAGTATAGCAAAGTATTTGACAATACATACTACTACGAATTGCTAGAAATGGTCGAATAA